From the Bacteroidia bacterium genome, one window contains:
- a CDS encoding T9SS type A sorting domain-containing protein yields the protein MRHLAPLLFALLAVLPSRLYTQNAIIIDHHCTDLSAVPTQYINQAKQQFRVSYGHTSHGSQIVSGMQLLRALPQSVYNYSTSGGTGILSLHDGTPSGDLGHNGDLSWAAATRVLLGQSGCNRNLIMWSWCGGCSDNTVEGIDAYLQAMAALEQEYPQVRFIYMTGHLDGSGVAGNLHQRNEQIRAFCRAHAKVLFDFADIESYDPDGNSFLDKAANDNCDYRDAQGRSRNWAQEWCERNPGQCDDCSCAHSQCLNCQQKGKAFWWMLARLAGWDGLTSAEKVAAVPLTSPLLHACHPNPTDGRTTVEFSLPAPTDVRLSIMDAAGRRVVALLDGQWMAAGVHNHSCDVSALPRGLYFFELHANGARSHRPLLLLR from the coding sequence ATGAGACACCTCGCACCTCTCCTCTTCGCCCTGTTGGCGGTATTGCCGTCCCGCTTGTACACACAGAATGCGATCATTATTGATCATCACTGCACGGATCTCTCCGCTGTGCCGACGCAGTACATCAATCAGGCGAAACAGCAGTTCCGTGTTTCGTACGGACACACCTCGCACGGCAGCCAGATCGTAAGCGGTATGCAGCTCCTCCGCGCCCTGCCGCAATCCGTCTACAACTACTCCACTTCCGGCGGGACAGGTATACTGTCCCTGCACGACGGTACACCGTCCGGTGATCTCGGTCACAACGGTGATCTATCGTGGGCAGCAGCCACTCGAGTGCTTTTAGGGCAGAGCGGTTGCAACCGCAACCTTATCATGTGGTCGTGGTGCGGCGGCTGTTCGGATAATACCGTCGAAGGTATTGACGCGTATCTCCAGGCAATGGCAGCGCTCGAACAGGAATACCCGCAAGTGCGGTTCATTTACATGACCGGTCACCTCGATGGCAGCGGTGTTGCGGGAAATCTTCATCAGCGGAATGAGCAGATCAGAGCTTTTTGCCGCGCGCACGCCAAGGTACTCTTTGATTTCGCGGATATCGAAAGCTACGATCCCGACGGAAATTCCTTCCTCGACAAAGCCGCCAACGACAACTGTGATTACCGTGACGCGCAAGGCCGCAGCAGGAACTGGGCGCAGGAATGGTGTGAGCGCAATCCGGGACAATGCGACGATTGCTCCTGCGCGCATTCGCAGTGTTTGAACTGTCAACAAAAGGGCAAGGCGTTTTGGTGGATGCTTGCGCGTCTCGCGGGCTGGGATGGGCTGACTTCCGCAGAGAAAGTGGCGGCAGTCCCTCTTACATCGCCGCTATTGCACGCTTGCCATCCGAATCCGACGGACGGACGGACGACCGTCGAATTTTCTCTTCCCGCACCAACGGATGTCAGACTCAGCATAATGGATGCCGCCGGTCGCCGTGTCGTTGCACTGCTGGATGGGCAATGGATGGCTGCGGGGGTACACAATCACTCCTGCGATGTGAGCGCGCTGCCGCGAGGATTATACTTCTTCGAGTTGCACGCAAACGGAGCACGGTCGCATCGCCCCTTGCTTCTGCTCCGATGA
- a CDS encoding RnfABCDGE type electron transport complex subunit B: MDVNLLIAVATMGGLGFFFAGALAIADKKLRVEENPLIGEVNDVLPGANCGACGKAGCYDFAVNIVEGTAAVNGCPVGGQDVANAIATVMGVEAGAAVKIVARVLCRGGNIEAAKKMVEYRGPQSCATMDLVSGGTKLCQYGCMGGGDCVDACTFNAIHLNENGLPIVIDALCTGCGMCAKVCPRNIIEMHPIDREVFVFCKNHYDPKTAQAVCDVACIGCGICARKSDGGIVMQDGLAVINWDNFDPDKIPFDKCKTSAICYLKDAFAQHQAGLTETTPEQAN, encoded by the coding sequence ATGGATGTCAATCTCCTGATCGCAGTAGCAACAATGGGCGGCCTGGGTTTCTTTTTCGCCGGGGCGCTCGCTATAGCGGATAAAAAACTCCGGGTTGAGGAAAACCCGCTCATCGGCGAGGTCAACGACGTACTTCCCGGCGCCAACTGCGGCGCCTGCGGCAAGGCCGGCTGTTACGACTTTGCCGTCAATATCGTAGAAGGCACCGCAGCCGTCAATGGTTGTCCCGTCGGCGGGCAGGACGTGGCCAATGCCATTGCCACCGTCATGGGTGTCGAAGCGGGCGCGGCAGTGAAAATCGTCGCCCGCGTGCTCTGCCGCGGTGGCAATATCGAAGCCGCGAAAAAAATGGTGGAGTACCGCGGCCCGCAGAGCTGTGCGACCATGGATCTCGTCAGCGGTGGCACGAAGCTCTGCCAGTACGGCTGCATGGGCGGCGGCGACTGTGTGGACGCGTGCACCTTTAACGCCATTCATCTCAACGAGAACGGTTTACCCATCGTCATTGACGCGTTGTGTACCGGCTGTGGCATGTGCGCCAAGGTCTGTCCGCGCAATATCATCGAGATGCACCCGATTGACCGGGAAGTGTTCGTGTTCTGCAAGAATCACTACGATCCGAAGACCGCGCAGGCGGTGTGCGATGTGGCCTGCATCGGCTGCGGCATCTGCGCGCGTAAATCCGACGGCGGTATCGTGATGCAGGATGGTCTGGCCGTGATCAACTGGGACAATTTCGATCCCGACAAAATTCCCTTCGACAAGTGCAAGACCAGCGCGATCTGCTATCTGAAAGACGCGTTCGCGCAACATCAGGCCGGGCTGACCGAGACTACGCCGGAACAGGCGAACTGA
- a CDS encoding DUF6429 family protein, whose amino-acid sequence MEYDKDKVDDMTLALMWLVSSKDRYGVRAWKGFDWDTLNRLHEKGLISNPVGKAKSVALTDAAYDRARELFQREFGSAAEARESH is encoded by the coding sequence ATGGAATACGACAAGGACAAAGTTGATGACATGACACTTGCACTGATGTGGCTGGTCAGCAGCAAGGACCGATATGGAGTGCGCGCATGGAAGGGCTTTGACTGGGATACGCTGAACCGACTGCATGAAAAGGGGTTGATAAGCAATCCTGTCGGAAAGGCGAAATCCGTCGCCCTCACCGACGCCGCGTACGATAGGGCACGAGAGCTATTCCAGCGTGAATTCGGCAGCGCGGCGGAGGCACGGGAATCCCATTGA
- a CDS encoding FAD:protein FMN transferase — MGKEVMQPRRSTTRRAIMLAAYLVVVFIISFIVVREWGGPADEERVRTQIAMGTVIEMQIRGMDVEAADRAMTAAFAEVRRVDTLFSTYLRNSPVWRANRSGGDVVTLPDEVYALLRRCDTLYRNTGGAFDVAIEPLVQVWGFDDDAPAIPDAQRLTEALSRSGWRHVEILDSARVRLNGGAALNFGAIAKGYAVDRAVAVLAAHDVREGLVNAGGEIRSVGGTWTIGVQHPREERRLAASVRIDSRSIATSGDYEQFFEEDGKRYHHIFDPASGKPASGCRSVTVLAPDNTTADALATAVFVMGPAKGMEFLTQQKHIDGMIIDDRGAVYTTPGFDKHSSR, encoded by the coding sequence ATGGGCAAGGAAGTGATGCAACCACGCCGAAGCACCACCCGTCGGGCAATCATGCTTGCGGCGTATCTCGTCGTGGTGTTCATCATCAGTTTTATCGTTGTCCGCGAATGGGGCGGCCCGGCCGATGAGGAACGCGTCCGCACACAAATCGCCATGGGTACCGTTATCGAAATGCAGATACGCGGTATGGATGTCGAAGCTGCGGACCGGGCCATGACGGCGGCATTCGCAGAGGTCCGGCGCGTTGACACACTGTTTTCCACCTACCTGCGTAACAGCCCGGTGTGGAGAGCAAATCGTTCCGGCGGCGACGTGGTGACGCTCCCTGACGAGGTGTATGCTTTGCTCCGTCGTTGCGATACGTTGTATCGCAACACCGGGGGCGCCTTCGATGTCGCGATCGAGCCGCTGGTGCAGGTCTGGGGCTTCGACGATGACGCGCCCGCAATACCGGATGCCCAGCGCCTGACAGAAGCTCTGTCCCGCAGCGGATGGCGTCATGTAGAAATTCTCGACAGCGCGCGTGTGCGTCTGAACGGGGGAGCGGCGCTGAACTTCGGTGCCATCGCGAAGGGCTACGCCGTGGACAGAGCCGTGGCGGTGCTCGCAGCGCATGACGTACGCGAAGGGCTGGTCAATGCCGGCGGGGAAATTCGTTCGGTCGGAGGTACATGGACTATCGGCGTGCAGCACCCCCGGGAAGAGCGTCGTCTCGCGGCAAGCGTGAGAATCGACTCGCGATCCATTGCCACCTCCGGAGACTATGAGCAGTTTTTCGAGGAAGACGGCAAGCGTTATCACCACATTTTCGATCCTGCCTCGGGCAAACCTGCGAGCGGTTGTCGCAGCGTGACCGTTCTCGCACCGGACAACACAACCGCTGACGCACTTGCGACCGCGGTGTTTGTGATGGGGCCGGCGAAAGGCATGGAATTTTTGACACAACAGAAACATATTGACGGAATGATCATCGACGACCGGGGCGCTGTGTATACGACGCCCGGATTCGACAAGCATAGTTCGAGGTAG
- a CDS encoding SoxR reducing system RseC family protein, whose product MRGEDIYEHGIVTATGQGNATVAVLRSDHCEECTAKIICGVGDQNENHVEAVDPFGVHVGDEVRIRIRGESLFAAAGLLYGIPLLLILAGILTGTYLFDPGIMRQELWAFTLGIGLAAVYYLLVFLGSDALRRKSLMPDIVSVRESGEQRA is encoded by the coding sequence ATGCGCGGCGAAGACATTTACGAACATGGTATTGTGACGGCGACGGGGCAGGGTAACGCCACCGTCGCCGTGTTGCGTTCGGATCACTGCGAAGAATGTACTGCCAAAATTATCTGCGGCGTCGGTGATCAGAACGAGAACCACGTCGAGGCCGTGGATCCCTTCGGTGTGCATGTCGGAGACGAAGTGCGCATTCGCATCCGGGGAGAATCGCTATTCGCGGCGGCGGGTTTACTCTACGGTATTCCGCTGCTGCTCATCCTTGCGGGGATTCTGACCGGTACCTATCTCTTCGATCCTGGAATAATGCGTCAGGAATTGTGGGCCTTCACATTGGGCATCGGACTCGCAGCGGTGTACTATCTGCTCGTTTTCCTCGGCAGCGACGCCCTGCGACGGAAATCCCTCATGCCGGATATCGTGTCGGTGCGGGAGAGCGGAGAGCAGAGAGCGTAG
- a CDS encoding tetratricopeptide repeat protein, with product MKSVRVFLVTALLLFVSGVVTITHAQELKEQWNESAKLIEQEKFSEAVTLLQNMLANDALPEQIRPGVLFRLAYSYSGLGNEKKAAETWKMVLELLPEEGSVWANLGWSQYLLGDIKEAIVSTEKGLAFDESMMYAWANLGLYHLDLGNKDAAMKAYNTAMEKVTGEDDIKGAVDDLEKLASKKPELKNEIDALRQRFAEAAKQAGEKTE from the coding sequence ATGAAGTCGGTTCGTGTCTTTCTCGTCACAGCGCTTCTCCTCTTCGTGTCCGGAGTGGTGACCATTACCCATGCGCAGGAACTGAAGGAGCAGTGGAACGAAAGCGCAAAACTGATCGAGCAGGAAAAATTCAGCGAGGCGGTCACCTTGCTGCAAAATATGCTCGCGAATGATGCGCTGCCGGAGCAGATCCGTCCCGGAGTGCTGTTCCGTCTGGCCTACTCGTATTCCGGTCTCGGTAATGAAAAGAAAGCCGCGGAAACCTGGAAAATGGTCCTGGAACTCCTGCCGGAAGAGGGATCCGTCTGGGCGAACCTGGGTTGGAGCCAGTATCTCCTCGGTGATATCAAAGAGGCCATCGTCTCTACCGAAAAAGGTCTCGCGTTCGATGAATCCATGATGTACGCCTGGGCGAATCTCGGGTTATACCATTTGGATCTCGGCAACAAAGACGCGGCGATGAAAGCCTACAATACCGCGATGGAAAAGGTTACCGGTGAGGACGACATCAAGGGTGCGGTTGATGATCTCGAAAAACTCGCGTCGAAGAAGCCGGAGCTGAAAAATGAGATCGATGCGCTGCGTCAGCGCTTTGCTGAAGCGGCGAAACAGGCGGGCGAGAAAACCGAGTAA
- a CDS encoding T9SS type A sorting domain-containing protein yields the protein MMLVRLTFLPMLLFPVLLDAQPLWVDEGGPYGGSIVEIMKSANGFVALPSRRTFVLLGSHDARQWVRSDIPDGDAVANGLFETDGRLLVGGDGRVFLSDDGGVRWRTRRVDWEDASDIRTIIRHGGDLFAANYSYLYRSTNNGEGWSKMSGTVIPRTMVSLGAWLLAGDAGGVQRSSDHGSTWQRYEGLSLKPLRLHAAPQGTVLLSTQSGSGVSAPTAVIYRSVDSGFSWHATMLAGQNVNDITWSNGRWSVATGTGVFHSDDDGVHWTRASAITPYARAVLSIEASGDTLLAGVANLGLWQSIGGGEWTYVSHGVFPIGVANVVSTAEGLLAHSLKDNQIYMRDAQSGTWDMRHYPVDETPMGFLFDRGRLYLSNTGALLMSSDLGRSWERNSAGWESHEMLGVLVRSGEYLIVSINGFGIARSKTGTGDWEHVRIWDFWQCFDFLDVGDALYAGHPMGLFISRDHGATWDLETSGGFPTYIYRLAFANGLLIAAAQNGVHTFDPSLSKWRTVYGKPAFAVAATGAGVFALTRDDRVIRLSPDFASYEPYSQGIPPASFVDPTVCRAELKEINGRLYLGACSLPGLFSLDLTSITTADFPAAQPAQLRIHGTWPSPAGSTFSVEWSGPQSGTVHAEVLDVLGRTIRTHTDEMRTSGRQTMTIDTRGMSSGVYYLRLRSGGEQALRRVLVH from the coding sequence ATGATGCTGGTGAGACTGACTTTCCTGCCGATGCTCCTGTTCCCCGTATTACTCGACGCGCAACCGCTGTGGGTGGATGAAGGTGGTCCGTACGGCGGATCCATCGTTGAGATCATGAAAAGTGCGAACGGCTTTGTCGCTCTTCCGTCCCGGAGAACGTTCGTCCTGCTTGGTTCGCATGACGCCCGTCAATGGGTGCGAAGCGACATCCCCGATGGAGACGCCGTCGCGAACGGACTTTTTGAAACCGATGGCAGGTTGCTTGTCGGCGGAGATGGGCGCGTCTTTCTCAGCGACGACGGTGGAGTGCGCTGGCGTACCAGACGGGTGGACTGGGAGGACGCCAGCGACATCAGGACCATAATCCGACACGGTGGCGACCTTTTTGCGGCGAATTACTCGTATCTGTACCGCTCAACGAACAACGGGGAAGGGTGGTCAAAGATGTCCGGCACCGTTATTCCGCGGACGATGGTCTCGCTCGGAGCGTGGTTGCTTGCGGGCGACGCCGGCGGTGTGCAACGGAGCAGTGACCATGGATCGACCTGGCAGCGCTACGAAGGACTGTCGCTCAAGCCGCTCCGTTTGCACGCGGCGCCGCAAGGGACTGTACTGCTGAGCACACAGAGCGGCAGCGGTGTGTCCGCACCCACCGCCGTGATCTATCGGTCTGTGGACAGCGGTTTTTCGTGGCACGCCACCATGTTGGCGGGGCAGAACGTCAATGACATCACCTGGTCGAACGGCAGGTGGAGTGTGGCCACCGGCACTGGTGTGTTCCATTCGGACGACGACGGGGTACATTGGACGCGGGCCTCCGCGATCACGCCCTACGCCCGCGCGGTACTTTCCATCGAGGCTTCAGGCGATACTCTGCTCGCTGGTGTCGCCAATCTGGGACTGTGGCAGAGCATCGGCGGCGGGGAATGGACGTACGTCTCGCATGGCGTGTTTCCTATCGGTGTGGCAAATGTCGTTTCTACAGCGGAAGGGCTGCTTGCGCACAGCCTGAAGGATAATCAAATATATATGCGCGACGCACAGTCTGGCACCTGGGATATGCGACACTATCCAGTTGACGAGACACCCATGGGTTTTCTTTTTGATCGGGGACGGTTATATCTCTCCAACACCGGCGCGCTGCTCATGTCGTCCGATCTCGGACGGAGTTGGGAGCGCAACAGCGCGGGTTGGGAAAGCCACGAGATGCTTGGCGTGCTGGTTCGCAGCGGCGAATACCTTATCGTGAGCATCAACGGCTTCGGCATTGCGCGCTCGAAGACCGGCACAGGCGATTGGGAGCATGTACGCATCTGGGATTTCTGGCAGTGTTTCGATTTTCTCGATGTCGGGGACGCGCTCTATGCCGGGCATCCCATGGGCTTATTCATCTCCCGCGACCACGGCGCTACCTGGGATCTGGAGACCAGCGGTGGCTTTCCGACGTACATTTACCGTCTGGCTTTCGCAAACGGACTCCTCATCGCTGCGGCGCAGAACGGCGTGCACACGTTTGATCCCTCGCTCTCGAAGTGGCGCACGGTATACGGCAAACCTGCGTTCGCAGTCGCGGCCACGGGGGCTGGTGTGTTCGCTCTCACACGCGACGACAGAGTTATTCGCCTCTCTCCGGATTTCGCTTCGTATGAACCGTACAGCCAGGGAATTCCACCGGCCAGTTTTGTGGATCCCACCGTCTGCCGTGCCGAACTGAAGGAGATAAACGGGCGGCTGTACCTGGGCGCGTGCAGCCTGCCGGGATTGTTCTCGCTCGATCTGACGTCGATTACCACGGCGGATTTCCCCGCGGCACAACCGGCGCAGCTGCGGATACACGGCACCTGGCCATCTCCGGCCGGATCTACCTTCAGCGTAGAGTGGAGCGGCCCGCAAAGCGGGACGGTCCATGCCGAAGTATTGGATGTACTCGGGCGCACGATCCGCACGCATACGGACGAGATGCGCACTTCCGGCAGACAGACGATGACTATCGACACACGGGGGATGTCCTCCGGTGTGTATTATCTCCGCTTGCGGTCGGGCGGAGAGCAGGCGCTGCGGCGCGTCCTCGTGCATTGA
- the aspS gene encoding aspartate--tRNA ligase — MIFAQRTHTCGELRASDIGNTVTLNGWVHVRRDLGGMIFIDLRDRYGITQTTFAPQHNAEVHKAAHDLRSEFVLSVTGLVQHRPEGMTNTSMPTGEVEVLVDSFQILNPSEITPFEIRDDVDANEDLRLKYRYLDLRRPSLQKNLLLRHRIYQVVHRYFDEQNFVEVETPVLMKSTPEGARDYLVPSRVHPGRFFALPQSPQQYKQLLMVAGFDRYVQIVKCFRDEDLRADRQPEFTQIDVEMTFVTANDIYRLIEGLVQRMLRETIGVELELPIPVMDYYEALERYGSDKPDLRFGMEMVTLNETLADSEFMVFRNALDHGGIVTGITVKGAATDFSRKKLDELTERAKALGMGGLVWLKVSEGTLQGPAAKFLNEAQQSSLTTAMRAEEGDLILILADAKRRAALLAMGTLRLEIGRDLGLIKANEHKLLWVTDFPLFQWDEETRRYYAEHHPFTSPKATDIPLLDTDPKAARADCYDLVWNGNEVGSGSIRIHDSALQAKIFSLLGFAPEEIREKFGFLIDAFRYGAPPHGGIALGLDRIVTIIAGLASIRDVVAFPKTNSALSLMDTAPSPVSEEQLRELHISIRQ, encoded by the coding sequence ATGATCTTTGCACAACGAACCCATACCTGCGGAGAGCTCCGCGCCTCCGATATCGGAAATACCGTCACGCTTAACGGCTGGGTCCATGTACGCCGTGACCTCGGGGGCATGATTTTCATCGATCTCCGCGATCGCTACGGTATTACGCAAACGACCTTCGCGCCACAGCATAATGCGGAGGTGCACAAAGCGGCGCACGATCTGCGATCGGAGTTTGTGCTTTCCGTCACCGGGTTGGTGCAGCACAGGCCTGAAGGCATGACGAACACATCCATGCCGACCGGAGAGGTCGAGGTTTTGGTGGACAGTTTCCAGATTCTGAACCCGTCCGAAATCACGCCTTTCGAAATCCGCGACGATGTGGACGCGAACGAAGATTTGCGGCTGAAGTATCGCTACCTGGATCTCCGGCGTCCGAGCCTCCAGAAAAATCTACTTCTGCGCCATCGTATCTATCAGGTCGTGCACCGCTACTTCGACGAGCAGAATTTCGTGGAGGTGGAAACCCCTGTGCTCATGAAAAGTACGCCGGAGGGCGCACGTGACTATCTCGTTCCCAGCCGCGTACATCCGGGACGCTTTTTCGCTCTGCCTCAATCGCCGCAGCAGTACAAGCAATTGCTCATGGTGGCAGGGTTCGACCGCTACGTGCAAATTGTCAAATGTTTCCGCGACGAGGATTTGCGCGCGGACCGGCAGCCGGAGTTCACACAGATAGACGTGGAAATGACCTTCGTCACGGCCAACGATATTTATCGTTTGATAGAAGGTCTTGTACAGAGAATGCTCCGGGAAACGATAGGGGTGGAGTTGGAGCTGCCGATTCCGGTGATGGATTATTACGAGGCCCTGGAGCGCTATGGTTCGGACAAACCGGATCTGCGTTTCGGCATGGAGATGGTCACGCTGAATGAAACGCTGGCCGACAGCGAATTCATGGTATTCCGTAACGCGCTGGATCATGGCGGAATAGTCACCGGCATCACCGTGAAGGGTGCGGCGACGGATTTCAGCAGAAAGAAACTGGATGAACTGACCGAGCGCGCAAAAGCATTGGGTATGGGCGGACTGGTCTGGCTCAAAGTGTCCGAAGGAACGCTTCAGGGCCCCGCCGCGAAATTCCTCAACGAAGCACAACAATCTTCGCTTACGACGGCAATGCGGGCAGAGGAAGGTGATCTCATTCTCATTCTCGCGGATGCGAAGCGCCGGGCAGCACTTCTGGCCATGGGGACGTTGCGCCTCGAGATCGGTCGCGATCTCGGCCTCATCAAAGCAAACGAGCACAAACTGCTGTGGGTTACGGATTTCCCGCTCTTCCAGTGGGATGAAGAGACGCGACGCTACTACGCCGAACACCATCCCTTTACCTCGCCCAAGGCCACGGATATTCCCTTGCTGGACACCGACCCGAAAGCCGCGCGTGCGGACTGCTACGACCTGGTGTGGAATGGCAATGAAGTGGGCAGCGGCAGCATCCGTATTCACGACAGCGCGTTACAGGCGAAAATCTTTTCCCTGCTCGGCTTCGCGCCTGAGGAAATTCGGGAGAAATTCGGTTTTCTCATCGATGCCTTCCGTTACGGCGCTCCGCCGCACGGTGGAATCGCGTTGGGACTGGACCGCATCGTGACCATCATCGCCGGGCTCGCCAGTATCCGCGACGTCGTCGCTTTTCCGAAAACCAACAGCGCGCTGTCTCTCATGGACACCGCGCCGTCCCCTGTTTCCGAAGAACAGCTCCGTGAGTTGCACATCAGCATCAGGCAGTGA
- a CDS encoding outer membrane beta-barrel protein — protein MRASRMLKGGMTALIVVFLSTLARAQDKSPAAQFWESGNSTCMLFSISNLTASAYGGGIGLGFLTSPTTLWRLSLTGTIEYQETTGYFASIQNSHRISLSVSPVYKLKSWEEISFFASPGLGIGYQYNSNSSSSKYYTAGISGKIGVAYSFHEQLSLLAEYGISVSILSGEHGNRSIRAGTGEGFMTLVVKL, from the coding sequence ATGCGTGCAAGCAGGATGCTCAAGGGCGGCATGACAGCGTTGATTGTCGTTTTTCTTTCCACACTGGCGCGGGCGCAGGATAAAAGTCCCGCCGCTCAATTCTGGGAAAGCGGGAACTCGACCTGCATGCTTTTCAGCATATCGAATCTGACAGCCTCGGCCTACGGCGGAGGAATCGGGCTCGGTTTCCTGACTTCGCCAACCACGCTGTGGCGGCTGTCGCTGACCGGCACGATTGAGTACCAAGAGACGACCGGATATTTCGCGTCGATCCAGAACTCTCACAGAATTTCCCTGTCCGTATCCCCGGTCTACAAGCTCAAGTCCTGGGAGGAAATCTCCTTCTTCGCAAGTCCGGGGCTGGGCATCGGCTACCAGTACAACAGCAACAGCAGTTCGTCGAAGTACTATACCGCCGGCATCAGCGGGAAGATCGGTGTCGCATATTCCTTTCATGAACAGTTGTCACTCCTTGCAGAGTACGGTATCTCCGTTTCAATCCTTTCGGGAGAACATGGCAATCGCTCCATCAGGGCCGGTACCGGAGAGGGCTTCATGACGCTTGTCGTCAAATTGTGA
- a CDS encoding glycerophosphodiester phosphodiesterase encodes MTRAWFFLILLLLCCNGCDTEVEVLVPDYHAAGLLNGTAAVPWSALDAMEGVYEVTEGNALLGRQVVIRHTRNVLSIFGERDAVYCILESGMADSSLLFAGYWRKQVGTETGIFQVSVAADEGGRALLTGGQAVPGSIILAGDLGNAIGSGKRPVRCIYRRPLYTSDTPFLILAHRAGGRNSDYLPASENSAELVKLAEFFGANGVEIDVQLTKDGVPVIYHDEDMNLRLNQKSGLVGSVSEYTLAQIESFVRLRNGERIPTLRRMLATILRQTSLKVVWLDIKPSVPLSMLTNLQREYADSARTLGRDLTIVIGIPDAEKAQELQQLPDYRRANVLCELDMETTRALDADVWAPRWTLGTQNERVAEMQNEGRRVLTWTLDQAAYIEQFIRTGRFDGILTNYPALVAYYYYSQ; translated from the coding sequence ATGACACGAGCGTGGTTCTTCCTCATTCTCCTCCTGCTGTGCTGCAACGGTTGCGACACGGAGGTAGAGGTCCTGGTCCCGGATTACCATGCCGCGGGATTATTAAACGGTACGGCTGCCGTTCCCTGGTCCGCGCTGGATGCAATGGAGGGAGTCTACGAGGTAACCGAGGGGAATGCGCTTCTTGGCAGGCAGGTCGTTATCCGACACACACGTAATGTCCTTTCCATCTTTGGCGAGCGGGACGCGGTGTATTGCATCCTCGAATCGGGAATGGCTGATTCCTCCCTGCTGTTTGCGGGGTATTGGCGCAAGCAGGTCGGGACCGAAACCGGTATCTTCCAGGTCTCCGTAGCTGCGGATGAGGGCGGACGCGCGTTGTTAACCGGCGGACAGGCGGTACCAGGCAGTATCATCCTTGCAGGCGATCTCGGGAATGCCATCGGCAGCGGGAAGCGACCGGTGCGCTGCATCTATCGCCGTCCGCTGTACACGTCAGATACTCCCTTCCTCATTCTCGCACACAGGGCGGGAGGGAGAAATTCAGACTATCTCCCCGCGTCGGAAAATTCGGCCGAGCTTGTGAAACTCGCCGAATTTTTCGGAGCGAACGGTGTCGAAATAGATGTGCAGCTGACCAAAGACGGCGTACCCGTCATCTATCATGACGAGGATATGAACCTGCGGCTCAATCAGAAAAGCGGGCTTGTGGGCTCCGTGAGCGAGTACACCCTTGCGCAGATCGAGAGTTTCGTCCGCCTGCGAAACGGCGAACGCATCCCGACACTCCGGCGCATGCTGGCCACCATACTCCGGCAAACCTCGCTCAAGGTCGTGTGGCTCGATATCAAGCCCTCTGTCCCTCTCTCGATGCTCACCAATCTCCAGCGTGAGTATGCGGACAGTGCGCGAACTCTGGGGCGGGATCTCACCATCGTAATTGGCATACCCGACGCAGAGAAAGCACAGGAATTGCAGCAACTTCCTGATTACCGTCGCGCGAATGTCCTCTGTGAACTGGACATGGAGACGACACGGGCGTTGGATGCGGATGTTTGGGCTCCGCGATGGACACTCGGCACGCAAAACGAGCGAGTGGCCGAGATGCAGAACGAGGGACGCCGCGTGCTGACCTGGACGCTCGATCAGGCCGCGTACATAGAGCAGTTCATCCGGACAGGACGATTCGACGGCATTCTCACCAACTATCCCGCCCTGGTCGCCTATTACTATTACTCACAATGA